A single Halarcobacter anaerophilus DNA region contains:
- the rhuM gene encoding RhuM family protein: MNNQNILIYENQNGNIKVDVRFEDDSIWLSQKQLAEVFGKSVKTINEHIVNIFQEEELDKNSVIRNYRITANDGKNYDVLHYNLDMIIALGFRVRSNTGTKFRIWANKKLKEYITKGFVLDDDRFKNGNQMSYFDELQNRLREIRLSEKFFYQKIKDIYMTSIDYNPKDEKTIEFFKIVQNKLLWAVSSQTAAELVHNRVDITKPLLGMSSYDKEDKNITKKDVSVAKNYLNEEEIKLLGLLVEQYLAFAETMANQQTPMYMKDWIERLDLILSMNGRELLKNAGEISHQMAKEKSELEYKKYKENQKQIEKKISLKELENDIKRLK; encoded by the coding sequence ATGAATAATCAAAATATCTTAATTTACGAAAACCAAAATGGAAATATCAAAGTTGATGTACGATTTGAAGATGACTCAATTTGGCTTAGTCAAAAACAGCTTGCAGAAGTTTTTGGAAAAAGTGTTAAAACAATAAATGAACATATTGTAAATATATTTCAAGAAGAAGAATTAGATAAAAATTCAGTTATCCGGAATTACCGGATAACTGCAAATGATGGCAAAAACTATGATGTCTTACACTATAACCTTGATATGATAATAGCCTTAGGTTTTAGAGTTCGTTCAAATACTGGTACAAAGTTTAGAATCTGGGCAAATAAAAAGCTAAAAGAGTACATCACAAAAGGGTTTGTACTAGATGATGATAGATTTAAAAATGGCAATCAAATGTCATATTTTGATGAGCTTCAAAACCGTCTTAGAGAGATACGACTTAGTGAGAAGTTTTTCTATCAAAAAATCAAAGATATCTATATGACAAGCATAGATTATAACCCAAAAGATGAAAAAACAATAGAGTTTTTCAAAATAGTTCAAAACAAACTTTTATGGGCAGTATCATCTCAAACAGCAGCCGAACTAGTACACAATCGTGTGGATATTACTAAACCACTTTTAGGTATGAGTTCATATGATAAAGAAGATAAAAATATCACAAAAAAAGATGTATCTGTTGCAAAAAACTATTTAAATGAAGAGGAGATAAAACTTCTTGGGCTTTTAGTAGAACAATACTTAGCCTTTGCAGAAACGATGGCAAATCAGCAAACACCTATGTATATGAAAGATTGGATTGAAAGACTTGATTTGATTTTATCTATGAATGGAAGAGAACTTTTGAAAAATGCTGGAGAAATCTCTCACCAAATGGCAAAAGAAAAAAGTGAATTAGAGTATAAAAAATATAAAGAAAATCAAAAACAAATAGAAAAAAAGATAAGTTTAAAAGAACTAGAAAATGATATAAAAAGATTAAAGTAG
- a CDS encoding type I restriction endonuclease subunit R has protein sequence MSTQSEAILEENLIKQLESLKYQRVFIKDDEQLEQNLKRQLEKHNKTTFSHNEFKKILNHLQSGSVFEKAKKLRDKYVLNKDDGTNFYMEFLDSEHWCQNLFQVTNQISVNGTYKNRYDVTILINGFPLVQIELKRRGLELKEAFNQINRYQKHSYGANSALFQYVQIFVISNGVNTKYYANNKKQTFKQTFFWADKENKNITNIEEFTSSFLERCHISKMICKYIVLAEVDKILMVLRPYQFYAVEAIIEQVTTSTRNGYIWHTTGSGKTLTSFKTAQILMKLPKVDKVVFVVDRKDLDFQTTKEFNSFSDGSVDGTDNTATLVRQFSDDTKLIVTTIQKLNTAIKKRKYIEQMSKQKDKHIVFIFDECHRSQFGETHLNINKFFTNNQMIGFTGTPIFPENAMGNKLGKRTTTDLFDDRLHRYVITDAINDDNVLKFSVEYIGRYKEKENSATNIDIEVEDIDRQELFESDDRVEKIVDYIIANHARKTHNKDFTAMMTVSSVDMLSKYYETFKRKQHNLKIATIFSYSDNEEDKNADGLYESDGAHIDEEHINKHSREKLDEYIKDYNKMFGTKYSTKDSKTFYNYYNELSKRVKKGEVDILLVVNMFLTGFDSKRLNTLYVDKNLKYHGLIQAFSRTNRILDEVKSQGNIVCFRNIKKACDDAIALFSRSDAKDIILMEPYEEYVKKFNEAFKVLIKIAPTVASVDTLISEDDKLEFIKAFRELMRIKNILEGFSDFKWSDLSMSEQMFNDYLSKYLDMKPKRGEQGEKVSILEDVDFELELIHKDEINVAYILKLLAKYKDSNEEEQKKQKENISNILTNNPQLRSKKELIEKFINENLYAINEEDIEEEFDKYWEEQKDKAYKELCDDENLDCKKVRRVVDKYIYEQRLPLKDEIASTLKVKPKLLERKKVIPRVLDKIVNFVEKFYDDIGTQTATNNSSYEINMEELKTAQPKPEYNK, from the coding sequence TTGAGTACCCAAAGTGAAGCCATACTAGAAGAAAACCTTATCAAACAACTTGAATCTTTAAAATACCAAAGAGTATTTATAAAAGATGATGAACAGCTAGAACAAAATCTAAAAAGACAGTTAGAAAAACACAACAAAACAACTTTTTCCCATAATGAGTTTAAAAAGATACTAAACCATCTGCAAAGTGGAAGTGTCTTTGAAAAAGCAAAAAAACTAAGAGATAAGTATGTTCTAAATAAAGATGATGGTACAAACTTTTATATGGAGTTTCTAGACTCTGAACACTGGTGTCAAAATCTATTTCAAGTAACAAATCAAATAAGTGTAAACGGTACTTATAAAAACAGATACGATGTAACTATCTTGATAAATGGTTTTCCTTTAGTACAAATAGAACTAAAAAGAAGAGGTTTAGAGTTAAAAGAAGCCTTTAATCAAATCAATCGTTATCAAAAACACTCTTATGGAGCAAACAGTGCTTTATTTCAGTATGTTCAAATCTTTGTTATAAGCAATGGAGTAAATACAAAATATTACGCAAACAATAAAAAACAAACCTTCAAACAAACCTTTTTTTGGGCAGATAAAGAAAATAAAAACATCACAAATATAGAAGAGTTCACAAGTTCTTTTTTAGAGCGATGTCATATCTCTAAGATGATATGTAAGTATATAGTATTAGCCGAGGTTGATAAGATACTTATGGTTCTAAGACCTTATCAGTTTTATGCTGTTGAAGCTATTATCGAACAAGTTACAACATCTACAAGAAACGGATATATTTGGCATACAACTGGAAGCGGTAAAACCTTGACCTCTTTTAAAACTGCACAAATACTTATGAAACTTCCAAAAGTAGATAAGGTGGTTTTTGTAGTAGATAGAAAAGATTTAGACTTTCAAACCACAAAAGAGTTTAACTCTTTTAGTGATGGAAGTGTAGATGGTACAGATAATACTGCTACTTTAGTCAGACAATTTAGTGATGATACCAAATTAATAGTTACAACAATTCAAAAACTAAACACAGCAATCAAAAAAAGAAAATATATAGAACAAATGTCAAAACAAAAGGATAAACATATAGTTTTTATTTTTGATGAGTGCCATAGAAGCCAGTTTGGAGAAACACACTTAAATATAAACAAGTTCTTTACAAACAATCAAATGATAGGTTTCACAGGTACGCCAATATTCCCTGAAAATGCTATGGGAAATAAACTAGGTAAAAGAACAACAACTGATTTATTTGATGATAGACTTCATAGATATGTAATAACAGATGCCATAAACGATGACAATGTTTTAAAATTTTCCGTTGAATATATAGGAAGATATAAAGAGAAAGAAAATAGTGCCACAAATATTGATATAGAAGTTGAAGATATAGACAGACAAGAGCTTTTTGAAAGTGATGATAGAGTAGAAAAAATCGTTGATTATATCATAGCAAATCATGCTAGAAAAACTCACAATAAAGATTTTACTGCAATGATGACAGTTAGTTCAGTGGATATGCTTTCAAAGTATTATGAAACCTTTAAAAGAAAACAACACAATCTAAAAATAGCAACTATCTTTTCATATAGTGATAATGAAGAAGATAAAAATGCAGATGGTTTATATGAATCAGATGGTGCACATATAGATGAAGAACATATAAACAAACATAGTCGTGAAAAGCTAGATGAGTATATCAAAGATTATAATAAGATGTTTGGTACAAAATATAGCACCAAAGATAGTAAAACTTTTTATAACTATTACAATGAACTATCAAAAAGAGTAAAAAAAGGTGAAGTTGATATTCTTCTTGTAGTAAATATGTTCTTAACAGGTTTTGATAGTAAAAGATTAAATACCTTGTATGTGGACAAAAACCTAAAATACCACGGACTTATACAAGCTTTTAGTAGAACAAATAGAATACTTGATGAGGTAAAATCTCAAGGAAATATAGTATGTTTTAGAAATATCAAAAAAGCTTGCGATGATGCAATAGCACTTTTTTCAAGAAGTGACGCAAAAGATATTATTTTGATGGAACCATATGAAGAGTATGTTAAAAAGTTTAATGAGGCTTTTAAAGTTCTAATAAAAATAGCACCAACAGTAGCTAGTGTAGATACTTTGATAAGTGAAGATGATAAACTAGAATTTATCAAAGCTTTTAGAGAGTTAATGAGAATCAAAAACATCTTAGAAGGGTTTAGTGATTTTAAATGGTCTGATCTGTCTATGAGTGAACAGATGTTTAATGACTACTTATCAAAATACTTAGATATGAAACCAAAAAGAGGTGAACAAGGTGAAAAGGTATCTATTTTAGAAGATGTGGATTTTGAACTAGAACTTATACACAAAGATGAGATAAATGTAGCCTATATTTTAAAACTTTTAGCTAAATATAAAGATTCAAATGAAGAAGAACAGAAAAAACAAAAAGAAAATATCTCAAATATCTTGACAAACAATCCACAACTTAGAAGTAAAAAAGAGCTAATAGAGAAATTTATCAATGAAAACCTATATGCAATAAATGAAGAGGATATAGAAGAGGAGTTTGATAAGTATTGGGAAGAACAAAAAGATAAAGCCTACAAAGAGTTATGCGATGATGAAAATCTTGATTGCAAAAAAGTGAGAAGAGTTGTAGATAAATATATCTATGAACAAAGATTACCTTTAAAAGATGAGATTGCAAGTACCTTAAAAGTAAAACCAAAACTTTTGGAAAGAAAAAAAGTAATACCAAGAGTATTAGATAAGATAGTAAACTTTGTTGAAAAATTTTATGATGATATAGGAACACAAACTGCAACAAACAATAGTAGTTATGAAATAAACATGGAAGAGTTAAAAACAGCCCAACCAAAACCTGAGTATAATAAGTAA
- a CDS encoding HesA/MoeB/ThiF family protein, whose protein sequence is MHEFFNRQIKLWGEQTQDSLQDKKVAIIGSGGLGCSLGIALGASGIGEFTLVDFDEVGIHNIHRQIGFKVGDDGEYKAEVLKELMEARCPYTKVNIFTESFDDFKKRDLTFDLLIDATDNLPTRASINEYCIKHKQPWIYGSVEEFHGQVCFFENASYEAVFKINDRKPNGIACPIVMHIASLQANLALRYLAGLPVKKDILYYLSFDQEGVLQNQKFNLPAK, encoded by the coding sequence ATGCATGAATTTTTCAACAGACAGATAAAACTTTGGGGTGAACAAACCCAAGATAGCCTGCAAGATAAAAAAGTGGCTATTATAGGAAGCGGAGGTCTTGGTTGTTCTTTGGGAATTGCCCTTGGAGCTTCGGGAATAGGGGAGTTTACTTTGGTGGACTTTGATGAGGTGGGTATTCACAATATTCACAGACAAATAGGGTTTAAAGTAGGAGATGACGGAGAATATAAAGCTGAAGTTTTAAAAGAACTTATGGAAGCAAGATGCCCCTATACCAAAGTAAATATTTTTACCGAGTCTTTCGATGATTTCAAAAAAAGAGATTTGACTTTTGATTTACTTATCGATGCAACGGACAATCTTCCTACAAGAGCTTCTATAAACGAATATTGTATAAAACACAAACAGCCTTGGATTTACGGCTCTGTTGAAGAGTTTCACGGGCAGGTTTGTTTTTTTGAAAATGCCTCTTATGAAGCCGTGTTTAAAATAAACGATAGAAAACCAAACGGTATTGCTTGTCCTATTGTTATGCATATAGCTTCACTTCAAGCAAATTTGGCTTTAAGATATCTAGCAGGACTTCCCGTAAAAAAAGATATTTTATATTATTTGTCTTTTGATCAGGAGGGAGTTTTACAAAACCAAAAATTTAATCTGCCTGCAAAATAA
- the carB gene encoding carbamoyl-phosphate synthase large subunit has product MPKREDIKSILLIGSGPIIIGQACEFDYSGTQATKTLKELGYRVVLINSNPATIMTDPEFADKTYIEPITEEVVAKIIEKENIDAILPTMGGQTALNVATSMYEKGMLEGVKFLGAHPDAIKKGEDRHLFNEAMIKIGMDLPKSANAYSVDEAIRIAKEIGFPVISRASFTLAGGGSGVAYNMEEFKKLAEAGIEASPINEIEIMESMLGWKEYEMEVIRDRKDNCIIVCSIENLDPMGVHTGDSVTIAPALTLTDKEYQNMRDASFAILREIGVDTGGSNVQFSIDPKTGRMIVIEMNPRVSRSSALASKATGYPIAKVATLLAVGFTLDEITNDITGTTASFEPVIDYIVTKVPRFTFEKFPKADSTLTTGMKSVGEVMAIGRTFNESIQKALCSTETGLVGFDSICDDIEKIKAEIRRPNADRLRYLMDGMRQGLSNEEIFELCKVDPWFLSKFREIYNLEKSIDESILTDEVKMRIIKTNGFSDKMIANLIGKKEEDIYEARKALDVDFEYNEVDTCAAEFGALTPYLYSTTNITKLPKVKKESSDKKVLIIGGGPNRIGQGIEFDYCCVHASFALNEMGVKTIMYNCNPETVSTDYDTSDILYFEPIDFEHVRSVIEKENPDGVIVHFGGQTPLKLANALTKAGAKIIGTTAEVIDLAEDREKFSTFVEKAGLLQPDNGTAVEVEEAIEIAEKIGYPVLVRPSFVLGGRGMRIVYSTEELKKYMDEAVSVSNDAPVLIDKFLDRAIELDVDCICDGKEVYIGGIMQHIEEAGVHSGDSACSLPPVSIAPELIKELEEKTKNMALGLGVVGLMNVQYAIHKGQIYLIEVNPRASRTVPFVSKATGMPLAKVATRVMWGESLRNALDTYNSDLIWEDNGVLKPILKEHIAVKEAVFPFTKLSGSDMILTPEMKSTGEVMGISESFGISYAKSQSAAKNDLPVEGKVFISLCDLDKEYAPKLAKSLVEEGFSVVATGGTYNVITQAGIECEKVLKISEGRPNITDSIANGEIALALNTSDGKESSKDDGKNIRRAVLKTNVPYVTTAAAAFACVEAMRALKHKDGIGVKSIQEFLHD; this is encoded by the coding sequence ATGCCAAAAAGAGAAGACATTAAATCTATTTTACTTATAGGTTCAGGACCAATTATCATTGGACAAGCCTGCGAATTTGATTACTCTGGAACACAAGCTACAAAAACACTTAAGGAGTTGGGATATAGAGTTGTTTTGATAAACTCGAATCCTGCTACTATTATGACGGATCCGGAATTTGCAGACAAAACTTATATTGAACCTATCACCGAAGAGGTTGTTGCAAAAATAATTGAAAAAGAGAATATTGATGCTATTTTGCCGACTATGGGTGGTCAAACAGCACTTAATGTTGCAACTTCAATGTATGAAAAAGGGATGTTAGAAGGAGTTAAATTCCTTGGGGCACATCCCGATGCTATTAAAAAGGGTGAAGATAGACATCTTTTTAATGAAGCTATGATAAAAATCGGTATGGATTTACCTAAAAGTGCAAATGCATATTCTGTTGATGAAGCGATTAGAATCGCAAAAGAGATAGGTTTCCCTGTTATCTCAAGGGCATCGTTTACACTTGCAGGCGGCGGTTCAGGTGTTGCATACAACATGGAAGAGTTCAAAAAACTTGCAGAAGCCGGAATTGAAGCAAGTCCTATCAATGAAATTGAGATTATGGAATCAATGCTTGGATGGAAAGAGTACGAAATGGAAGTTATCAGAGATAGAAAAGATAACTGTATTATCGTATGTTCTATTGAAAATTTGGATCCTATGGGAGTTCATACGGGAGATTCCGTAACTATTGCTCCTGCACTTACTTTAACGGATAAAGAGTATCAAAATATGAGAGATGCTTCTTTTGCTATTTTAAGAGAGATTGGAGTTGATACGGGTGGTTCAAATGTGCAATTCTCTATCGATCCAAAAACAGGAAGAATGATTGTAATCGAAATGAATCCAAGGGTTTCAAGATCTTCTGCTCTTGCCTCTAAAGCAACAGGTTATCCTATTGCAAAAGTTGCAACTTTACTTGCAGTTGGATTTACTCTTGATGAAATTACAAATGATATCACCGGAACAACGGCATCTTTTGAACCGGTAATTGATTATATAGTTACAAAAGTTCCTAGATTTACTTTTGAAAAATTTCCAAAAGCAGACTCTACTTTGACAACTGGAATGAAATCAGTTGGTGAAGTTATGGCTATCGGTAGAACTTTTAATGAATCTATTCAAAAAGCATTATGTTCTACAGAAACAGGACTTGTAGGTTTTGATTCTATTTGTGATGATATAGAAAAAATCAAAGCAGAGATTAGAAGACCAAATGCCGATAGATTAAGATACTTAATGGACGGTATGAGACAAGGACTTTCAAATGAAGAGATCTTTGAACTTTGCAAAGTTGACCCTTGGTTTTTAAGTAAATTCAGAGAAATATATAATTTGGAAAAATCAATTGATGAATCGATTTTAACAGATGAAGTAAAAATGAGAATTATCAAAACAAACGGTTTTTCAGATAAAATGATTGCCAATCTAATAGGAAAAAAAGAAGAAGATATTTATGAAGCAAGAAAAGCTTTAGATGTAGATTTTGAGTACAATGAAGTGGATACTTGTGCAGCAGAATTCGGGGCTTTGACTCCATATTTATATTCAACAACAAATATCACAAAACTGCCGAAAGTAAAAAAAGAATCAAGCGATAAAAAAGTTTTAATTATAGGTGGTGGACCAAACAGAATAGGTCAGGGTATTGAGTTTGATTATTGTTGCGTTCATGCAAGTTTTGCTCTAAATGAAATGGGTGTAAAAACTATTATGTATAACTGTAATCCTGAAACAGTATCAACAGATTACGATACTTCGGATATTTTATACTTTGAACCTATTGATTTTGAACACGTTAGAAGCGTAATAGAAAAAGAGAATCCTGATGGTGTAATTGTTCATTTTGGAGGACAAACTCCTTTAAAACTTGCAAATGCTTTAACAAAAGCAGGAGCTAAAATCATAGGAACAACTGCGGAAGTTATCGATTTGGCAGAAGATAGAGAAAAATTCTCAACCTTTGTTGAAAAAGCAGGACTTTTACAACCTGATAACGGAACAGCGGTAGAAGTTGAAGAGGCAATTGAAATTGCGGAAAAAATAGGCTACCCTGTACTTGTAAGACCTTCATTTGTACTTGGTGGTAGAGGTATGAGAATTGTTTACTCTACAGAAGAGCTTAAAAAATATATGGATGAAGCAGTTTCAGTATCAAACGATGCTCCTGTATTAATTGATAAATTCTTAGATAGAGCAATAGAACTTGATGTTGATTGTATTTGTGACGGCAAAGAGGTTTATATAGGCGGAATTATGCAGCATATTGAAGAAGCAGGTGTTCACTCTGGGGATTCTGCTTGTTCTTTACCTCCTGTTTCTATTGCTCCTGAACTTATTAAAGAGCTTGAAGAGAAAACGAAAAATATGGCATTAGGACTTGGTGTTGTAGGTTTGATGAATGTTCAATATGCAATTCATAAAGGTCAAATCTATTTAATCGAAGTAAATCCAAGAGCAAGTAGAACAGTTCCTTTCGTATCAAAAGCAACAGGAATGCCTCTTGCTAAAGTTGCGACAAGAGTTATGTGGGGAGAGAGTTTAAGAAATGCTCTTGATACTTACAACTCGGATTTAATCTGGGAAGATAACGGAGTTTTAAAACCTATTTTAAAAGAGCATATAGCAGTAAAAGAAGCGGTTTTCCCATTTACCAAATTAAGCGGTTCAGATATGATCTTAACTCCTGAGATGAAATCTACAGGTGAAGTAATGGGGATCTCTGAAAGTTTCGGAATCTCTTATGCAAAATCACAAAGCGCTGCAAAAAATGATTTACCTGTGGAAGGAAAAGTCTTTATTTCATTATGCGATTTAGACAAAGAGTATGCTCCGAAACTTGCAAAATCTTTAGTAGAAGAAGGTTTCAGCGTAGTTGCTACAGGCGGAACATACAATGTGATAACCCAAGCAGGAATCGAATGTGAAAAAGTTCTTAAAATAAGTGAAGGAAGACCGAATATTACCGATTCAATAGCAAACGGCGAAATAGCACTTGCTTTAAATACAAGTGATGGAAAAGAGTCGTCAAAAGATGACGGTAAAAATATAAGAAGAGCAGTTCTTAAAACAAATGTTCCTTACGTAACAACCGCAGCAGCAGCTTTTGCCTGCGTTGAAGCTATGAGAGCATTAAAACATAAAGACGGAATAGGTGTTAAATCTATTCAAGAATTTTTACACGACTAA
- a CDS encoding Sua5 YciO YrdC YwlC family protein, translating to MDSKKVYLVQADTTVGFSSDNDEKLSTIKQRPITQKMLQTVDSFATLSKYTRVPKTDRKRVRRAKRTTFIYPNQKSFRVIQRDDRFYDFIKKFGALYSTSANLTGNHFDEKFALEHSDIIVLDKEGFSEKISSSIYKLGKRKLKKIR from the coding sequence ATGGACAGCAAAAAAGTATATTTAGTACAAGCTGATACGACAGTGGGTTTTTCATCAGACAATGATGAAAAACTCTCAACTATAAAACAAAGACCTATCACTCAAAAAATGTTGCAAACAGTAGACTCTTTTGCAACACTATCAAAATATACAAGAGTTCCAAAAACAGATAGAAAAAGAGTAAGAAGAGCAAAAAGAACGACTTTTATCTATCCAAATCAAAAATCTTTCAGAGTTATTCAAAGAGATGATAGATTTTATGATTTTATAAAAAAATTCGGTGCTTTATATTCAACTTCCGCAAATCTTACGGGAAACCATTTTGATGAAAAATTTGCTTTAGAACATTCTGATATTATAGTTTTAGACAAAGAGGGGTTTAGTGAAAAAATCTCTTCTTCAATTTATAAACTGGGAAAAAGAAAACTAAAAAAAATTAGATAG
- a CDS encoding LuxR C-terminal-related transcriptional regulator: MNIVLFSKQDFLIKEIKKSSFIEDINIVKENLEIFNYLKSGGILLYHLDSNKDFQEDIKELLEDFQGIKIAVFRDNPNNIEGCSLLKKGIKAYAHSISNSLIINDIIKALENGKIWVYPELMQFLISSVPLENKKEKELLNKLSIKELEVLELLSQGLNNSKIAQTLDLAEVTVKKHISSLFKKLDKKDRLSLALFFKSTI; this comes from the coding sequence ATGAATATAGTTCTTTTTTCAAAACAAGACTTTTTGATTAAAGAGATTAAAAAGTCCTCTTTTATAGAAGATATTAATATTGTTAAAGAGAATTTAGAAATATTTAATTATCTAAAATCAGGTGGCATACTTTTATACCATTTAGATTCAAATAAAGATTTTCAAGAAGATATAAAAGAGTTGTTAGAGGATTTTCAAGGAATAAAAATAGCGGTTTTTAGAGATAATCCAAATAATATAGAGGGTTGTTCTTTACTGAAAAAAGGGATTAAAGCCTATGCCCACTCTATTTCAAACTCTTTGATTATCAATGATATTATAAAAGCTTTAGAGAATGGAAAAATTTGGGTTTATCCTGAATTGATGCAGTTTTTAATCTCTTCTGTTCCCCTTGAAAATAAAAAAGAGAAAGAGCTTCTTAATAAACTCTCTATAAAAGAGCTTGAAGTCTTAGAACTTCTCTCTCAAGGGTTGAATAATTCAAAAATAGCACAAACTTTGGATTTGGCAGAAGTTACCGTTAAAAAACATATAAGTTCGCTTTTTAAGAAACTCGATAAAAAAGACAGACTCTCTCTGGCTCTGTTTTTTAAAAGCACTATCTAA
- a CDS encoding HlyD family type I secretion periplasmic adaptor subunit, giving the protein MDQIQDDELTKSFRFQNRELLDNYVILAVTNKEGIIKHVSTQMCNTFKYKPSDLLNKPYTFLIKKDSIQTFNNQFDDARDLKTIWKGEVKHASSSDHVIWTDTVITPLFNDNNEHIGFILASHDITKEKTLKRINEENLLKKRYNKAVLDFMPSLSSAVLLRASSGLHKVLWVIAFTIVFLLTWAYFSKIDDIVKTQGKIITTTNIQTISSLNGGTLKEIYVKEGNHVKKGDILFKLSDLDYKKDFEKNRQNRMSLLAKIARLEAQSEGKEIVSNKEVASFDNTIMQNEIELFHTNEKKFAASINVLKEQLIQRQNDLSDAYKNLEINETNFELIENEMKIKKPLVEERIISKVELLQLERTKNDTLSEIKKIRGSIPTLKSAIKEIKKSIEETTQSYRSSSKDELVVAANDLRQVKEDINFLSQKITETIIKSPNDGVVNKINIKTKGEAVSPGTVIAEIIPESKYALAEVKVDPGEIGFLYVGQHARIKLRPYDFSLYGAADGEISYISADTLIDEKDEKKEVYIVHIKADTKYLNNNKKLEIKPGMSVDVDIITGKKSILDYIFKPIVRSLEI; this is encoded by the coding sequence GTGGATCAAATTCAAGATGATGAGTTAACCAAAAGTTTCAGATTTCAAAACAGAGAACTTTTAGATAATTATGTAATATTGGCAGTTACAAATAAAGAGGGAATCATAAAGCATGTCAGCACGCAAATGTGCAACACCTTTAAATACAAACCCTCTGATTTGCTAAATAAACCTTATACGTTTTTAATAAAAAAAGATTCTATTCAAACATTCAACAATCAATTCGATGATGCAAGAGATTTAAAAACTATCTGGAAAGGTGAAGTAAAACACGCTTCAAGTTCAGATCATGTGATTTGGACAGATACGGTTATAACACCTCTTTTTAATGATAATAATGAACATATCGGTTTTATTTTGGCAAGTCATGATATAACAAAAGAGAAAACCCTAAAAAGAATAAATGAAGAGAATCTTTTGAAAAAAAGATACAATAAAGCCGTATTGGATTTTATGCCCTCTTTATCTTCTGCTGTTTTACTAAGAGCTTCAAGCGGACTTCATAAAGTATTATGGGTAATTGCTTTTACGATTGTTTTTTTACTAACTTGGGCATACTTTTCAAAAATTGATGATATTGTTAAAACACAAGGTAAAATTATTACTACAACAAATATACAGACAATATCTTCTTTAAACGGCGGTACATTAAAAGAGATCTACGTAAAAGAGGGAAATCATGTAAAGAAAGGAGATATTCTTTTTAAACTATCGGATCTTGATTATAAAAAAGATTTTGAAAAAAACAGACAAAACAGAATGTCTCTTCTTGCAAAAATTGCAAGATTAGAAGCGCAGTCAGAAGGCAAAGAAATAGTATCAAACAAAGAAGTAGCCTCTTTTGATAATACAATTATGCAAAATGAAATTGAGCTTTTTCATACAAACGAGAAAAAATTTGCCGCTTCTATAAATGTTTTAAAAGAGCAATTAATACAAAGACAAAATGATTTAAGCGATGCTTATAAAAATCTTGAGATAAACGAAACAAATTTTGAGTTAATAGAAAACGAGATGAAAATCAAAAAACCTCTTGTTGAAGAGAGAATTATTTCAAAAGTAGAACTTCTACAACTAGAAAGAACAAAAAACGACACTCTTTCTGAGATAAAAAAAATAAGAGGTTCTATTCCTACTTTAAAATCGGCAATAAAAGAGATTAAAAAAAGTATTGAAGAGACAACTCAGTCTTACCGTTCAAGTTCAAAAGATGAATTGGTTGTTGCTGCAAATGATTTAAGACAGGTTAAAGAGGATATCAACTTTTTATCACAGAAGATAACAGAGACTATAATAAAATCACCAAATGACGGTGTTGTAAATAAAATCAATATAAAAACAAAAGGTGAAGCAGTGTCGCCTGGAACTGTTATTGCCGAAATTATTCCTGAGAGTAAATATGCTCTTGCAGAAGTTAAAGTCGATCCGGGTGAAATCGGGTTTTTATATGTAGGTCAACATGCAAGAATAAAATTAAGACCTTATGATTTTTCTTTATACGGAGCAGCTGACGGAGAAATCAGTTATATCTCCGCTGATACTTTAATTGATGAGAAAGATGAGAAAAAAGAGGTTTATATAGTACATATCAAAGCAGATACAAAATATTTGAATAATAATAAAAAGTTGGAAATAAAACCAGGGATGTCTGTTGATGTGGATATTATTACGGGTAAGAAAAGTATTTTAGACTATATTTTCAAACCAATAGTAAGGTCTCTTGAAATATGA